A genomic window from Anthonomus grandis grandis chromosome 4, icAntGran1.3, whole genome shotgun sequence includes:
- the LOC126734945 gene encoding palmitoyltransferase ZDHHC3 — protein sequence MEMMEYDYNSFRKESDFHNKCCGGMLWCIRDICGIICAILTWLLILYAEFVVMSVILYPSSNTLYSVINTILFQTCAFLAFASHLKTMFTDPGAVPKGNATKAMMKQMGLREGQIVFKCTKCCSIKPDRAHHCSVCQRCIRKMDHHCPWVNNCVGENNQKYFVLFTFYICVISLHSLFLAINQFLMCVRHEWKECTSHSPPVTIVLLLFLMFEALLFAIFTAVMLGTQVQAIWNDETGIEQLKKEEATWVKKSRWKSIQAVFGRFSILWFSPFARPRKYKSEIDFYSV from the exons ATGGAAATGATGGAGTACGACTACAACTCCTTTAGGAAGGAGTCTGATTTCCATAACAAATGTTGTGGAGGCATGCTTTGGTGTATTCGGGACATTTGTGGTATAATATGTGCAATATTGACTTGGCTGCTTATTTTGTATGCTGAGTTTGTAGTTATGTCAGTTATTCTATATCCTAGTTCAAATACTTTATATAGTGTgataaataccattttgttcCAAACATGTGCTTTCCTAGCTTTTGCTTCACATCTTAAGACTATGTTTACTGACCCT GGTGCAGTACCTAAGGGGAATGCAACTAAGGCAATGATGAAACAGATGGGACTGAGAGAAGGTCAGATAGTTTTTAAATGTACCAAATGTTGTAGTATTAAGCCAGATAGGGCACATCATTGTTCAGTTTGTCAGAG GTGTATTAGAAAAATGGATCATCACTGTCCGTGGGTTAACAATTGTGTGGGAGAGAATAATcaaaagtattttgtattatttaca TTTTATATATGTGTCATATCACTTCATTCTCTATTCTTAGCCATTAATCAGTTTTTGATGTGTGTCCGCCATGAGTGGAAAGAATGTACCAGCCATTCGCCCCCTGTAACCATTGTtctgttgttatttttaatgtttgaggCCTTACTGTTTGCAATATTTACTGCAGTCATGCTTG GTACCCAAGTTCAAGCTATCTGGAATGATGAGACAGGAATTGAGCAGCTAAAAAAAGAAGAGGCAACATGGGTTAAAAAATCCCGCTGGAAGAGTATCCAGGCTGTTTTTGGTCGTTTTTCTATTTTGTGGTTTTCCCCTTTTGCCAGACCAAGAAAGTATAAAAGTGAGATTGATTTTTATTCTGTTTAA
- the LOC126734937 gene encoding putative neutral sphingomyelinase: MYDNCFPEEKPHGNMLDFKVFTLNCWALAVVSKNRKSRILAIAEVISKNNYDVVCLQEVWTNRDFFLLRDGLHKCLPYSHYFYSGVTGSGICILSKHPIEETFFHQWSVNGYIHKLHHGDWWGGKGVALCRLRVKQESTTYFVNVYSTHLHAEYNRASDDYQAHRVLQAYDTAQFILLTSGSSDLIVLAGDLNTEPGDLAYRVLLTVPGLKDAYIEAGNVSQEKFATCEALQNSYTPAGMVKQKLLGKRIDYVMYHPGSGVNVDLKKYCLPLPDRVPNQTYSYSDHEAIYVELLLTKGPTSAKKCLDDSSKGQVLEECIVLCNEALKSISKTKFLYWSAVIILFILFLISLIVPALVEFDFTQGIPTVVAIIRVIVTALFLFCFLMATLWSRIEMHGVLSGKLAMEMSLKKIRECPQAL; the protein is encoded by the coding sequence ATGTACGACAATTGTTTTCCAGAAGAAAAACCTCATGGTAACATGTTGgattttaaggtttttacaTTAAACTGCTGGGCCTTAGCAGTAGTTTCTAAAAATCGAAAATCAAGGATATTAGCAATAGCAGAagtgatatctaaaaataattatgatgTCGTATGCCTGCAAGAAGTGTGGACCAACAGGGATTTCTTTTTGCTGCGGGACGGCCTTCACAAGTGCTTACCATACTCTCACTATTTTTACAGTGGAGTCACTGGCTCAGGAATTTGCATTCTATCAAAACATCCCATAGAAGAAACATTTTTCCATCAATGGTCTGTAAACGGTTACATCCACAAGTTACACCATGGAGACTGGTGGGGAGGTAAAGGTGTAGCCCTATGCAGGCTCAGAGTGAAGCAGGAAAGTACAACCTATTTCGTTAATGTCTATTCTACACATCTTCATGCTGAATACAATAGAGCCTCAGATGATTATCAAGCACACAGAGTCCTTCAAGCTTATGATACAGCTCAATTTATCTTGCTCACATCTGGATCTTCTGATCTTATAGTTTTAGCTGGGGACCTTAATACAGAGCCTGGGGATTTAGCTTATCGGGTTTTATTAACTGTGCCTGGACTAAAAGATGCTTACATTGAAGCTGGTAATGTTTCCCAAGAGAAATTTGCCACTTGTGAAGCTTTACAGAACAGCTACACACCAGCGGGAATggtgaaacaaaaattattgggTAAAAGAATTGATTATGTGATGTATCATCCTGGATCGGGAGTCAAtgtggatttaaaaaaatattgtttgccTTTGCCAGATAGAGTGCCAAATCAAACTTATAGTTACTCAGACCATGAGGCAATCTATGTAGAGCTTTTACTAACAAAAGGTCCAACATCAGCCAAAAAGTGTTTGGATGATTCCTCCAAGGGGCAGGTCCTAGAAGAGTGTATTGTTTTGTGTAATGAAGCCTTAAAGAGCATCTCTAAGACAAAATTCCTCTATTGGTCAGCAGTCATAATTTTGTTCATTCTATTTCTGATAAGTCTAATTGTTCCTGCTTTAGTTGAATTTGATTTTACTCAAGGCATTCCCACAGTAGTGGCAATTATAAGGGTAATTGTCActgctttatttttgttttgctttttaatgGCTACTTTATGGAGTAGAATTGAAATGCATGGTGTATTATCTGGGAAATTAGCTATGGAAAtgtctttgaaaaaaataagagagTGTCCGCAAGCTTTataa